A part of Aspergillus oryzae RIB40 DNA, chromosome 7 genomic DNA contains:
- a CDS encoding acyl--CoA ligase (acyl-CoA synthetase), with protein sequence MPVSSQYPPVDIPNVDLWTFLFERKDRTFPDDNIIYQDADTQRFYTYKTLKDAALAFGQGLKAIYDWRKGDVLALFTPNSIDTPVVMWGAHWAGGVVSPANPAYTTEELAFQLKNSGAKAVITQVPQLSVVREAAKQANIPEDRIILIGDKRDPEARLKHFTSIRNISGATRYRKTKINPDKDLSFLVYSSGTTGVPKGVMLSHRNIVANSLQLAAGEAGHLTWNGGADGKGDRVLAFLPFFHIYGLTCLVHQTLYQGYRLVVMERFDIEKWCAHVQNYRITFSYVVPPVVLLLSKHPIVDKYDLSSLRMMNSGAAPLTRELVEAVYARIKCGIKQGYGLSETSPTTHTQPWEEWRTSIGSVGKLLPNMEAKYMTMPEDESEPREVSVGEVGELYMKGPNIFQGYHNNPAATADCLTDGWFRTGDVGYQDKNGNFYITDRVKELIKYKGFQVAPAELEGILVDHEAIDDVAVIGIESEAHGTEVPLAFVVRSAKSKASGASAEQEAANIIKWLDGKVAYHKRLRGGVRFVDAIPKSVSGKILRRVLKAQAKEAAAAPKAKL encoded by the exons ATGCCGGTCTCCTCACAGTATCCGCCGGTTGACATCCCCAATGTCGACCTTTGGACATTTCTATTTGAACGCAAGGATAGGACCTTTCCAGATGACAACA TCATTTATCAGGATGCCGACACACAACGATTTTACACCTACAAAACCCTAAAAGATGCAGCGCTTGCCTTTGGTCAAGGACTAAAAGCCATTTATGATTGGCGCAAAGGAGATGTTTTGGCGTTGTTCACTCCCAACAGCATTGACACCCCGGTGGTGATGTGGGGAGCTCATTGGGCTGGGGGCGTCGTATCCCCGGCAAACCCAGCCTACACGACCGAAGAACTGGCCTTCCAGCTGAAGAACTCGGGAGCGAAAGCTGTGATTACGCAGGTTCCCCAGCTGTCGGTAGTAAGAGAGGCCGCCAAGCAAGCCAACATCCCCGAGGACCGCATCATCCTCATTGGAGACAAGCGCGACCCAGAAGCCAGGTTGAAACATTTTACGTCTATCCGAAACATTTCGGGGGCAACCAGGTATCGCAAAACCAAGATCAATCCGGATAAGGATCTGTCATTCCTGGTTTATTCTTCGGGTACCACTGGTGTTCCTAAGGGTGTCATGCTTTCCCATAGGAATATCGTCGCCAACTCTCTTCAGTTGGCTGCAGGAGAGGCAGGCCATCTGACTTGGAATGGCGGTGCCGACGGCAAAGGAGACCGGGTACTAGCGtttctgccattcttccatATTTACG GTTTGACCTGTCTTGTGCACCAAACACTGTACCAAGGCTACCGACttgtggtgatggagagattCGATATTGAAAAATGGTGTGCCCATGTTCAGAACTACCGCATCACGTTTAGCTACGTCGTTCCCCCGGTCGTTTTGTTGTTGAGCAAACATCCCATAGTCGACAAGTATGACCTCTCTAGTCTCCGCATGATGAACTCGGGTGCTGCCCCACTCACGCGCGAGCTCGTAGAGGCCGTATATGCACGGATCAAATGTGGTATCAAGCAAGGCTACGGTCTCAGCGAGACCAGCCCTACTACTCACACTCAGCCTTGGGAGGAATGGCGCACTAGCATCGGATCTGTCGGCAAACTGTTGCCGAACATGGAAGCCAAATACATGACCATGCCTGAGGATGAATCGGAACCGCGCGAGGTATCAGTAGGCGAGGTAGGCGAGTTGTACATGAAGGGTCCCAATATCTTCCAGGGGTACCACAACAACCCAGCCGCAACCGCCGATTGTCTTACCGACGGATGGTTCCGCACCGGAGACGTAGGCTACCAAGACAAGAACGGAAATTTCTACATCACGGACCGTGTCAAGGAGCTCATCAAGTACAAGGGCTTCCAGGTGGCTCCGGCAGAGCTGGAGGGTATCCTTGTGGACCACGAGGCAATCGACGATGTCGCCGTTATCGGGATTGAAAGTGAGGCTCACGGCACTGAGGTTCCGCTTGCTTTTGTTGTGCGGAGTGCGAAGAGCAAAGCCTCAGGCGCCAGCGCAGAACAAGAGGCAGCTAATATTATCAAATGGCTTGATGGTAAGGTCGCGTACCACAAGCGACTACGTGGTGGAGTACGCTTTGTGGACGCAATCCCCAAGAGCGTGAGCGGAAAGATCTTACGGAGAGTTCTCAAGGCGCAAGCAaaggaggcggcggcggcaccCAAGGCCAAGCTGTAA